TTCGGCCAGCGTATCGAAGGGAGGGGTGATCAAATTCAAAATGGTCAGGAAAAAGGCCGCCGTGATCATCAGCGTCGCCGTCACGTAGGGCATCAAGTCCTGGTTCCGCCGGCGGTTTTGGCAGATCAGCGTGAACGAAAAAATGCACAGAAGCAGAAGCCAGAAGAGAAGGCTCCCCTCCTGTCCGCCCCAGAACGCGCTGAAGCGGTAAAAGGCGTTCAGGGTGTTGTTCACCTGGCTGGCAACATACTCCACCCGGTAGTCTCGCGTCATGAGAAGGTAGATGAGGCTGACGCTCGCCAAGGAGACGAGGGAAAAAACCACGACGGCCGCGTTGCGGCCCGAGACGACAAATTCCGCCCGGCGCCGGATGGCGCCCCACACCGAAATAATGGCGCTGTAGAGCGCCAGAATATAGGCCGCCAAAAGGGCGTAGTGTCCTAAGTTAATCAACAACATCCTGGCGCCACTCCTTTGCGGTGATGGGCGGCCTAACCGAAGGCACACCTTCGGCCTAGATGCGCGTCATCCAATTCTACTTTTTCACGGAAGCTTGTTTTTGAGGTTGGGCTTTCTGCATGAGAATCTCGTGCTCTTTCGGGATTGCCTCGCCGGTTTTCTTCTTTTCCTCGAACTTCGACGGGCAGGCCACCATCAGATTTTTCGCCACCAGGACGCCCTCGCCGTTGAGCTTTCCTTCGGCGATCACGGGGAAGCCGTTTTCGAGGAGATCCGGGGGAACTCCCTGGAAGCGCACCGGCAGCGTAGTTGCCTCGCCCTGCAGGCGAAAGGCGATCTGCATTTTCGCCGAGTTCCGCGTCAAGGTCTTGGACACGATCTTTCCCTGCACGCGGACACCCTGGTTTTTCTGCTCCAGGCTCGCCGATTTTTTGGCCACCTCGTCCACCGTCATGAAATAAACGAGATTGTCGCCCTGGAAGCCGGCGATGGAGAGATACAAAAAGGAGCCAGCGATGACAACGCCGGCTATCACGAACTTCGCCCGCTTTGCGCTCATGTGTACATACTCCCCCGGAAAGCCGTGTTTGCGACAATAAGGCGGCAAATCACTTTTGGAGGGCCATCCCACAAAAAAGATACTTCCATTCCTCTATTCTTTCAACCGGTAAAAACCCGGAAAACAGAGATTTTCTGATGGTTTCCAGGGAAACCGCCTTCCCCGAGCGGTGTCCCGCAAAAAAAGGGCCCCCCGTATCACGGAGGGCCCTCAAAATCCGCCGCCGCTTCGTCGCGCGCCTACTTCACCTCGCGCTCCTGGATCCAGGGCATCATCGCCCGGAGCCGGGCGCCAACCACCTCGATGGGATGCTCCTTTTCCTTCCGCACCACGGTGTTGAACGTGGGACGGCCCACCATGTTCTCGTTGATCCACTCGCTCGCGAACTTTCCGGTCTGGATGTCCTTGAGGATGCCCCGCATCCGCTCGCGCGTCCCCTGATCGATGACCACCTTGCCGCGGGTGATGTCCCCGTACTCGGCCGTGTCGGACACCGAGTAGCGCATCATCGTGATGCCGCCCTGGTAGATCAGGTCGGTGATCAGCTTCACCTCATGGAGACACTCGAAATAGGCCAGTGCCGGCTGATAGCCCGCCTCGCACAAGACCTCGAACGCCGCTCGGATGAGCTCTGTGATTCCACCGCAGAGCACCGCCTGCTCGCCGAAGAGATCGGTTTCGGTCTCCTCCTCGATAGTGGTCTCGATGATGCCCGCCCGGGCGCAACCCACCCCCTTGCCGTAGGCCAGCGCATAGTCTTTCGCCTTGCCGGTCGCATCCTGGAAGACGGCCAAAAGACCGGGAACGCCCCGTCCGTCCTCGTACTGGAAACGCATGGTGTGCCCCGGGCTCTTCGGGGCGATCATGAACACATCGAGACCCTTGGGCGGAATGATCTGCCCGTAGTTCAGGTTAAAACCGTGGGCCACGACAAGGGCATCACCTTCCTTCATGTTCGGCTCGATATCGTTCCTCCAGATCGCCGCCTGGAGATGGTCTTGGGTCAACATCACCACCATGTCGCCCGCCTTGGCCGCCTCGGCAGTCTCCATCACCTCGAGACCGTCGTCCTCGGCCTGCTGCCAGCGGGGAGAGGACTTGCGGAGACCCACGACGACGTTCGCCCCGCTGTCCTGAAGGTTCAGCGCGTGCGCCCTGCCCTGGCTTCCATAGCCGATGACGGCGATAGTCTTGTTCTGAAGCAGATTCAAATCGGCATCGGCGTCGTAATAGATTTTCAGATCCTTCAACAACTCTTCACTTGCGGTCATGGCCCGCGGCCCTCCCCGAAAAAAACGCGCGGCCGCTTGAAACGGCCGCATTGCATACCCGATACCGGGGGTATCCCCCTGAAATGACGCCTCAATCTAGGAGGCGCGGAAAAAAGTGTCAAGGGAAGTCGCCCGGAATCCGGCAAAACGCAGCTTGACACATCCACGGCCGAATCCCTTACTCTCTTTCAGTGCCTCGGAGTATCTACTCACTCACGCCAGAAAGCGGGAGGTTTCGTGAAGACGCAGCCAGTAACCGGTTTTTGCGCCAAAACCATCGGCCGGAGCCTCCGCGCCGGCCTTACCCTCGCCCTCGCGCTTCTGTATTTCCTGGCCCCCGCCCCCGGAG
This region of bacterium genomic DNA includes:
- a CDS encoding cytochrome c maturation protein CcmE, with the translated sequence MSAKRAKFVIAGVVIAGSFLYLSIAGFQGDNLVYFMTVDEVAKKSASLEQKNQGVRVQGKIVSKTLTRNSAKMQIAFRLQGEATTLPVRFQGVPPDLLENGFPVIAEGKLNGEGVLVAKNLMVACPSKFEEKKKTGEAIPKEHEILMQKAQPQKQASVKK
- the ilvC gene encoding ketol-acid reductoisomerase; this encodes MTASEELLKDLKIYYDADADLNLLQNKTIAVIGYGSQGRAHALNLQDSGANVVVGLRKSSPRWQQAEDDGLEVMETAEAAKAGDMVVMLTQDHLQAAIWRNDIEPNMKEGDALVVAHGFNLNYGQIIPPKGLDVFMIAPKSPGHTMRFQYEDGRGVPGLLAVFQDATGKAKDYALAYGKGVGCARAGIIETTIEEETETDLFGEQAVLCGGITELIRAAFEVLCEAGYQPALAYFECLHEVKLITDLIYQGGITMMRYSVSDTAEYGDITRGKVVIDQGTRERMRGILKDIQTGKFASEWINENMVGRPTFNTVVRKEKEHPIEVVGARLRAMMPWIQEREVK